In Lujinxingia sediminis, a single genomic region encodes these proteins:
- a CDS encoding deoxycytidylate deaminase: MDDRASWDDYFMAIARQVATRATCDRKHVGAVIVRERTILSTGYNGSVRGLEHCDEVGHMMEAGHCVRTIHAEANAIIQAARNGVAIGGADIYITASPCWQCFKMIANAGIQRIIFGEFYRDARIYEVAKTLGIELLQLKTGEEPPIEKKLPAE; encoded by the coding sequence ATGGATGATCGCGCCAGCTGGGACGACTACTTCATGGCGATTGCCCGACAGGTCGCCACCCGCGCGACCTGCGATCGCAAACACGTGGGCGCCGTGATTGTGCGCGAGCGCACGATCCTCTCCACCGGCTACAACGGCAGCGTGCGCGGGCTGGAGCATTGCGATGAAGTGGGCCATATGATGGAGGCTGGCCACTGCGTACGCACCATCCATGCGGAGGCTAACGCCATCATTCAGGCTGCGCGCAACGGCGTGGCCATCGGCGGAGCGGACATCTACATTACCGCCTCGCCCTGTTGGCAGTGCTTTAAGATGATCGCCAACGCAGGCATCCAGCGCATCATCTTCGGAGAATTCTACCGGGACGCCCGTATCTATGAGGTCGCAAAGACTCTGGGGATCGAGCTTTTGCAGCTGAAAACCGGCGAAGAACCCCCGATTGAAAAAAAGTTGCCCGCCGAGTGA
- a CDS encoding sensor histidine kinase, which translates to MFLSFRSKIFAIAITLIGLFVLIATLAAHHTLRSWTQSRIESDLLQRAQLVDASIDPSADINAHVLRLSEASQTRITLIAADGQVLADSHLEADEAIEDHANRPEVIAATTSGFGRARRHSESLGTDLLYVAIPASRNGFDGVVRLSVPLSEVDQVLDRLRTLALIGALIALGIAIFLSGIATRLMSSTLQNLLIHAREATELPDNAPPRAGAEPRVREAANSRSVRQLTEALERSVGSLARERDRFSAVLDGMAEGVVATDAHLTLTLVNRAARALLGLEGDPHGRDLADLLPAAPLEQLIGGARSARGASAEFQLTAPLPRTILARAAWPKHGPGLILVLHDVTELRRLETVRRDFVANVSHELRTPVAVIQAHSETLLSGALDDPKAAQNFTRGIHRNAERLTHLIADLLDIARLEADQAQVAPRHLSARKAARDAIDALHAPDDASISLEIADELHVLADPRALDQVLINLLDNALKYLPEPGPIIVRAHTPADSDHVRFEVIDQGPGIDPRHHQRLFERFYRVDKGRATHMGGTGLGLSIVKHLISAQGGQVGYEPNLPHGSIFWFTLPAAPPATSAAR; encoded by the coding sequence GTGTTTCTCTCCTTCCGCAGCAAAATCTTCGCCATCGCGATCACCCTCATCGGGCTCTTTGTCCTGATCGCGACGCTGGCCGCCCACCACACGCTACGCAGCTGGACCCAGAGCCGTATTGAGTCCGATCTTCTCCAACGGGCGCAGCTCGTCGACGCCTCCATCGACCCGAGCGCCGACATCAACGCTCATGTTTTGCGACTGAGCGAGGCCTCCCAGACCCGCATCACTCTGATCGCTGCCGACGGCCAGGTGCTGGCCGATTCCCACCTGGAAGCCGACGAAGCGATTGAAGATCACGCCAATCGCCCCGAAGTCATCGCGGCGACAACCTCCGGGTTCGGGCGCGCCCGACGTCACAGCGAGTCACTCGGCACCGACCTGCTCTACGTGGCGATCCCGGCCTCCCGAAACGGCTTCGACGGGGTGGTCCGCCTCTCGGTACCCCTCTCGGAGGTCGACCAGGTCCTCGACCGCCTGCGTACCCTCGCGCTTATCGGCGCACTCATTGCGCTGGGCATTGCCATCTTCTTAAGCGGCATCGCCACACGTCTGATGTCGAGCACACTGCAGAACTTGTTGATTCATGCCCGCGAGGCCACGGAGCTTCCCGACAACGCCCCCCCCCGGGCAGGTGCCGAGCCCCGCGTCCGCGAGGCCGCGAACTCTCGCTCCGTACGCCAGCTCACCGAGGCGCTGGAGCGCAGCGTGGGCTCATTGGCCCGCGAGCGCGATCGTTTCAGCGCGGTCCTCGACGGCATGGCCGAAGGCGTGGTGGCCACCGACGCCCACCTCACCCTGACCCTGGTCAACCGCGCCGCCCGCGCCCTCCTGGGACTCGAGGGCGACCCGCATGGCCGCGACCTGGCAGATCTCTTGCCCGCCGCGCCCCTGGAGCAGCTTATCGGCGGCGCGCGCAGCGCCCGGGGTGCCTCCGCCGAATTTCAGCTCACCGCCCCCCTGCCTCGCACCATCCTGGCGCGCGCCGCCTGGCCCAAACACGGTCCCGGGCTCATCCTGGTGCTCCACGACGTCACCGAGCTACGCCGCCTGGAGACCGTACGCCGCGACTTCGTGGCCAACGTCTCCCACGAGCTACGCACCCCGGTGGCAGTCATCCAGGCCCACAGCGAGACCCTGCTCAGCGGCGCGCTCGACGACCCGAAGGCCGCCCAGAACTTCACCCGGGGTATCCACCGCAACGCCGAGCGCCTCACTCACCTGATCGCCGACCTGCTCGATATCGCACGTCTGGAGGCCGATCAGGCTCAGGTGGCCCCCCGACATCTCTCCGCCCGCAAAGCAGCCCGCGACGCCATCGACGCTCTTCACGCCCCCGACGACGCGTCGATTTCGCTGGAAATCGCCGACGAGCTGCACGTCCTGGCCGACCCGCGCGCCCTCGATCAGGTCCTGATCAACCTGCTCGACAACGCCCTTAAATACCTCCCGGAGCCCGGCCCCATCATCGTGCGCGCCCACACCCCCGCCGACTCCGACCACGTGCGCTTCGAAGTCATCGATCAGGGCCCGGGCATCGATCCGCGCCATCACCAGCGCCTCTTCGAGCGCTTCTACAGGGTTGATAAGGGGCGAGCCACGCATATGGGTGGCACCGGCCTGGGGCTCTCGATTGTCAAACACCTGATCAGCGCCCAGGGCGGGCAGGTAGGCTATGAGCCCAACCTCCCCCACGGCTCGATCTTCTGGTTCACGCTGCCGGCGGCCCCCCCCGCTACGAGCGCGGCGCGCTGA
- a CDS encoding NTP transferase domain-containing protein codes for MKAIIIAAGRGSRLQHHTDERPKCMVRVGGRSILDHQLEAYRAHGVDDLHIIRGYLAERLVVEGATYHANPDWPDNNILQSLFCADEALTGPMLVSYSDIVFTPEVVEAALGTEHDIALVVDRHWHTSYEGRTDHPVEQAELTRVDEGQVRRVGKHVGTEGALGEFIGLAYFSERGAKELREAFAAARDTYALHDIFQNGRTFQKAYLCDLFEFMIQRGTTIGTAPIEGGWREIDTVEDLNAVETSLIRETTFS; via the coding sequence ATGAAAGCTATCATCATCGCCGCCGGCCGCGGCAGCCGCCTGCAACATCATACCGACGAGCGTCCCAAATGCATGGTGCGCGTTGGCGGTCGTTCCATCCTCGACCACCAGCTTGAGGCCTACCGCGCCCACGGCGTCGACGACCTGCACATCATCCGCGGCTACCTGGCCGAGCGCCTGGTCGTCGAGGGGGCCACTTACCACGCAAACCCCGACTGGCCCGACAACAACATCCTCCAGTCGCTCTTCTGCGCCGACGAAGCGTTGACCGGACCGATGCTCGTCTCCTACTCCGATATCGTCTTCACCCCCGAGGTCGTCGAAGCCGCCCTGGGCACCGAGCACGACATCGCGCTGGTCGTCGACCGCCACTGGCACACCTCGTATGAGGGCCGCACCGATCACCCGGTCGAGCAGGCCGAGCTCACGCGCGTCGACGAGGGCCAGGTGCGCCGCGTCGGAAAACACGTCGGCACCGAGGGCGCGCTTGGCGAGTTCATCGGCCTGGCTTACTTCAGCGAGCGCGGCGCAAAAGAGCTGCGCGAGGCCTTCGCCGCCGCCCGCGACACCTACGCCCTCCATGACATCTTCCAGAACGGACGCACCTTCCAGAAGGCGTACCTCTGCGATCTTTTCGAGTTCATGATCCAACGCGGTACGACCATCGGCACCGCTCCCATCGAGGGCGGCTGGCGCGAGATCGACACGGTTGAAGATCTCAACGCCGTCGAAACAAGCCTGATCCGGGAGACCACCTTCTCATGA
- a CDS encoding nicotinate phosphoribosyltransferase — protein sequence MTTWFKPIALYTDLYELTMAQGYFKEGKSEQHATFDYFYRTPPFGGGYVVFCGLATLVEILEDFRFDNDALEFLREQGFEDAFLERLKTFRFEAEVRAPAEGELIFPYAPALQVRGTLLEAQLVETLLLNLLNYQSLIATKAARMRQVAGDRVLVDFGLRRAHGFGGLHASRAAVVGGFDATSNVLAGMHYDIPLSGTQAHAWIQSFEHELDAFRAFARQYGDASVLLVDTYDTLKSGVPNAITIARELRDRGQSLRAIRLDSGDLAYLARHARAMLDEAGFPDVKIAASNNLDEHVIRSLIAEQNAPIDIFGVGTQLVTAHDDPALGGVYKLATLNGTPRIKLSDSLRKMTFPGDKQVFRIRDDQGRLYADAIALDEQTHIDRIHHPHEPHKETQVGHLEQTPLLKPVMREGRRIAELPSAFEARTYAREQLAALPAEHRRFKNPHIYKVGLSTALRDRRDDAVAQAHRRIPSSASNNQQS from the coding sequence ATGACGACCTGGTTCAAACCCATCGCGCTCTACACCGATCTCTACGAGCTCACCATGGCTCAAGGCTACTTCAAGGAGGGCAAGTCCGAGCAGCATGCCACCTTCGACTACTTCTACCGCACGCCGCCCTTCGGAGGAGGCTACGTCGTCTTCTGCGGCCTGGCCACGCTGGTCGAGATCCTCGAAGACTTCCGCTTCGACAACGACGCCCTGGAGTTTCTGCGCGAGCAGGGCTTCGAAGACGCGTTTCTTGAGCGTCTTAAGACCTTTCGCTTCGAGGCCGAAGTTCGAGCGCCGGCGGAGGGCGAGCTGATCTTTCCTTATGCGCCGGCGCTGCAGGTGCGCGGCACGCTGCTGGAGGCTCAGCTTGTAGAGACGCTTCTCCTAAACCTGCTCAACTACCAGTCGCTGATTGCGACCAAAGCCGCGCGCATGCGCCAGGTTGCAGGCGATCGCGTCCTGGTCGACTTTGGGCTTCGCCGCGCTCACGGCTTCGGCGGCCTGCACGCCTCGCGCGCGGCAGTCGTCGGGGGCTTCGACGCCACCTCCAACGTACTCGCGGGCATGCACTACGATATTCCCCTCTCGGGCACCCAGGCCCACGCCTGGATCCAGAGTTTTGAGCACGAGCTCGACGCTTTCCGCGCCTTTGCTCGCCAGTACGGCGACGCCAGCGTGCTGCTCGTCGACACCTACGACACGCTTAAAAGCGGTGTGCCCAACGCCATCACCATCGCCCGGGAACTTCGCGACCGTGGCCAGTCGCTTCGTGCCATTCGCCTCGACAGCGGCGACCTCGCCTACCTCGCCCGTCACGCCCGGGCGATGCTCGATGAGGCCGGCTTCCCCGACGTCAAGATCGCCGCCTCCAACAACCTCGACGAACACGTCATCCGCAGCCTGATCGCCGAGCAAAATGCGCCGATCGACATCTTTGGCGTGGGCACCCAGCTTGTGACCGCCCACGACGATCCGGCCCTCGGTGGCGTCTACAAACTCGCGACCCTCAATGGGACGCCTCGCATCAAGCTCTCCGACAGCCTGCGCAAGATGACCTTCCCCGGCGACAAACAGGTCTTTCGGATCCGCGACGACCAGGGCCGGCTCTACGCCGATGCCATCGCGCTTGATGAGCAGACCCACATCGATCGCATCCACCACCCTCATGAGCCCCATAAAGAGACGCAGGTCGGCCACCTCGAGCAGACCCCACTGCTGAAGCCCGTGATGCGAGAAGGTCGGCGCATCGCTGAGCTTCCCTCCGCCTTTGAGGCTCGCACCTACGCCCGCGAGCAGCTCGCAGCCCTGCCCGCAGAGCATCGCCGGTTTAAAAACCCGCATATCTACAAAGTGGGCCTGAGCACGGCGCTTCGCGATCGCCGCGACGACGCCGTCGCGCAGGCCCACCGGCGAATTCCTTCCAGCGCATCGAACAACCAGCAGTCTTAG
- a CDS encoding PQQ-binding-like beta-propeller repeat protein — translation MRLYMEKGQQFWDAQVMEDGEVTLVNGEVGGETTRSQESYANRDEAMAAVRAEAVARAREGWAEMLPPSARWQPEETLGPWYDTDFFKTLESFESVEAREPGDYVARVESYHAMQSPAELARFMAWRAAHATDYCNYGEWRIWEEDAWIPSPDEGNLFEQLALLDQRNYLGTAMVEYFASLICLGSAGNGDVYFAARDFRDSNRAEVLIWDHEEQFPYAFADGLSTLAWVNRVYTELEVQQEEGAVDEERIGELMTPVADRASLTWHYRDQMEIGGVTPEYEVKSAGLFMYVRAIYLVRLLQGRGAREGAEHFYEKVHEGLTFKDAVEGPYLDRVVSTALYWLWRLFFFKREEELVRCLEVCREHASPLVRDAVALIEELEAGRGQLGAIEDIHALREEFVALDLDPARAAERAVEQAAREQAEREAEEAQEQRAQELVATHSPEELAAMAIDELGSPLVLAAIREVVERDLPQAAPLFGKLRARDASERDFTHTERLELEEALTQMGPWRIPALLTAPFPRLALAAKAALRADAHTRKRVVELASWFLGVGTEYFREERQAVYALTILGEREAVPTFLTMLDELIWAPEDWSAEIKQKDVVWALLDGVGQLGDASCVAPMVALLKRAPESVLPRLLVNLGRLGGQEATEALIPALATRFSRPAMVGLSRCGTQGAIEALKAHLAPQVGGLELLYEKVMLAYAQVARGGALDEALVYQALSVIEPLKHEDRELQSTLAELLPSLGDRARAVHEAELLLQHPYAEVRQAALGALETMGQQVELRFADRVTVDELVAARDVEALIGLLEDPHAIFLHNVIASVAEHELDDEALIQACVDWARRVPLRYEHYLYGYVRDEHQVAEDVIAALAALNHESADRLLGALLGAGNVMYRDADTFKYDYDGAATRVQRYISAPVDAAEEAAPGWRFESLSVSPGVVGANVNALAWSPDGQWLAVGSEEGTRLLDREGLEVRRFASAMGWIYDVGFNPEGSLLAVGAHGGHLQLLDPRSGAMVANLKPTEGHSGGVRKLAFSPSGQWLASVSDDQTLRLWDVRGASEAVGAGFVAGSSPVPVEHVWTYEDRDDVNGVAWIDEERLVIITDNATHFIAREATGPQVTVKKHGGADVAVDVSRQRVYAAGMTKVRVFDLEGAELEEETIKQGGVARVRVGASGDVLYLASWAGAQCGVTRVDISAPAKPRRKRVKGHQDDAVFGMDLHPLTGEVYAAGRLRRVLAWSPEGQPLEEDAAPYHTDEVSGIICSEHFIYTASDDGTAIEWDRQSGRARRAFTPSCDERVCAVGLSEDGLTLVLSGGEFAAAFDLASGKELWVREIGRAEHLAVVGNEVVVADYDGLVWLSLEDGTRLHASGSFADSFVFFWARIDAKHLACAGYDDRQLFIWDLERREQVGTFVLPPTEKGSIYGLAAADGRLAISRWDNSVVVLDAGSGELVARVHTGESLPNPRWSPDGESLLAGEYALVEFDGGTYQRRGTSPVPAKISCLYVVDADRVLVGGAGGGLWWAHRA, via the coding sequence ATGCGTTTGTATATGGAGAAAGGCCAGCAATTCTGGGATGCGCAGGTCATGGAGGATGGGGAGGTCACCCTCGTCAACGGGGAGGTGGGAGGGGAGACGACCCGGAGTCAGGAGAGCTACGCGAATCGCGACGAGGCGATGGCCGCGGTGCGGGCAGAGGCCGTAGCGCGGGCCCGGGAGGGCTGGGCCGAGATGCTCCCGCCCTCGGCTCGCTGGCAGCCCGAGGAGACACTGGGGCCCTGGTACGACACCGATTTTTTCAAGACCCTGGAGTCCTTTGAGTCGGTGGAGGCCCGTGAGCCCGGCGACTACGTTGCCCGGGTCGAGAGCTACCATGCCATGCAGTCGCCCGCGGAATTGGCTCGTTTTATGGCCTGGCGAGCGGCCCACGCCACTGACTATTGCAACTATGGCGAGTGGCGGATCTGGGAGGAGGATGCCTGGATTCCTTCGCCGGACGAGGGGAATCTCTTTGAGCAGCTGGCGCTCCTGGACCAGAGAAACTACCTGGGGACGGCGATGGTGGAGTACTTTGCCAGCCTGATCTGCCTGGGCAGCGCCGGCAACGGGGATGTGTATTTTGCCGCCCGGGATTTTCGCGATTCGAATCGCGCCGAGGTGCTGATCTGGGATCACGAGGAGCAGTTCCCCTATGCCTTTGCCGACGGCCTCTCGACGCTGGCCTGGGTCAACCGGGTGTACACGGAGCTGGAGGTGCAGCAGGAGGAGGGGGCGGTGGATGAGGAGCGCATCGGCGAGTTGATGACGCCGGTGGCCGATCGCGCCTCGTTGACCTGGCATTATCGCGATCAGATGGAGATCGGTGGCGTGACGCCGGAGTACGAGGTGAAGAGCGCCGGGCTTTTTATGTACGTCCGCGCGATCTACCTGGTGCGTCTGCTTCAGGGGCGCGGCGCGCGTGAGGGCGCGGAGCACTTCTATGAGAAGGTCCACGAAGGGCTCACCTTTAAGGACGCGGTGGAAGGGCCCTATCTGGATCGCGTGGTTTCGACGGCGCTCTACTGGTTGTGGCGGCTCTTCTTCTTCAAGAGGGAGGAGGAGCTGGTCCGCTGCCTGGAGGTGTGTCGCGAGCACGCCTCTCCGCTGGTGCGGGACGCGGTGGCGTTGATCGAGGAGCTGGAGGCCGGGCGCGGGCAGCTCGGTGCCATTGAGGACATTCACGCGCTGCGGGAGGAGTTTGTGGCCCTGGATCTTGATCCGGCGCGGGCCGCCGAGCGTGCGGTCGAGCAGGCCGCCCGGGAGCAGGCCGAGCGGGAAGCCGAGGAGGCCCAGGAGCAGCGAGCGCAAGAACTGGTGGCGACGCACTCGCCAGAGGAACTCGCCGCGATGGCGATCGATGAGCTGGGGAGCCCCCTGGTGCTGGCGGCGATCCGCGAGGTGGTGGAGCGGGATCTGCCCCAGGCCGCGCCGCTCTTTGGCAAGCTCCGGGCGCGGGACGCCTCGGAGCGGGACTTCACGCATACCGAGCGCCTGGAGCTGGAAGAGGCGCTCACGCAGATGGGGCCCTGGCGGATTCCGGCGCTCTTGACCGCGCCTTTTCCGCGGCTGGCGCTGGCGGCGAAGGCCGCGCTTCGGGCCGACGCGCACACCCGCAAGCGCGTGGTCGAGCTCGCCAGCTGGTTCCTCGGTGTGGGCACGGAGTATTTTCGGGAGGAGCGCCAGGCCGTCTATGCGCTCACCATTCTGGGGGAGCGCGAGGCGGTTCCGACCTTTTTGACGATGCTCGACGAGCTGATCTGGGCGCCGGAGGACTGGAGCGCGGAGATCAAGCAGAAGGATGTAGTCTGGGCACTGCTCGACGGGGTCGGGCAGCTGGGGGATGCCAGCTGCGTGGCGCCGATGGTGGCGTTGCTTAAGCGCGCGCCTGAGAGTGTGCTCCCGCGCCTGCTGGTGAACCTGGGGAGGCTCGGCGGGCAGGAGGCCACCGAGGCGCTGATCCCGGCGCTGGCCACGCGCTTTAGCCGCCCGGCGATGGTGGGTCTGTCTCGCTGTGGCACTCAAGGGGCCATTGAGGCGCTCAAGGCCCATCTGGCCCCCCAGGTGGGCGGACTGGAACTGCTTTATGAAAAGGTGATGCTGGCGTACGCACAGGTGGCCCGGGGAGGCGCGCTGGACGAGGCGCTGGTCTACCAGGCCTTGAGCGTGATTGAGCCGCTCAAGCATGAGGATCGCGAGCTTCAGAGCACGCTGGCCGAGCTCTTACCCTCGCTTGGTGACCGGGCCCGGGCGGTGCACGAGGCCGAGCTCTTGCTTCAGCATCCCTACGCCGAGGTGCGCCAGGCGGCGCTCGGAGCGCTGGAGACGATGGGGCAGCAGGTGGAGCTGCGCTTTGCCGATCGCGTCACCGTCGATGAGCTGGTGGCAGCCAGGGATGTGGAGGCGTTGATCGGGCTGCTCGAAGACCCGCACGCGATCTTTTTGCATAACGTCATCGCGTCGGTGGCCGAGCATGAGCTCGACGACGAGGCGCTCATCCAGGCCTGCGTGGACTGGGCGCGTCGGGTGCCCCTGCGTTATGAGCACTACCTCTACGGGTACGTCCGCGATGAGCATCAGGTTGCCGAAGATGTGATCGCGGCGCTGGCGGCGTTGAACCACGAGAGCGCCGACCGCCTCCTGGGAGCGCTGCTGGGTGCGGGCAACGTGATGTATCGGGATGCCGACACGTTTAAGTACGACTACGACGGCGCGGCCACCCGGGTTCAACGCTACATCTCGGCGCCGGTGGACGCGGCCGAGGAGGCGGCCCCGGGGTGGCGCTTTGAATCGCTGAGCGTCAGCCCGGGGGTGGTGGGAGCCAATGTCAACGCGCTGGCCTGGTCGCCCGATGGTCAGTGGCTGGCCGTGGGCAGCGAGGAGGGCACGCGCCTTCTGGATCGCGAGGGGCTGGAGGTGCGGCGCTTTGCCAGCGCGATGGGCTGGATCTACGACGTGGGCTTCAACCCTGAAGGCTCGCTGCTGGCGGTGGGGGCCCACGGGGGGCACCTGCAACTGCTCGATCCGAGGAGCGGGGCGATGGTCGCCAACCTCAAGCCCACCGAGGGACACTCCGGCGGGGTGCGCAAGCTGGCGTTTTCGCCCTCGGGGCAGTGGCTGGCGTCGGTCTCCGACGATCAGACGCTGCGTCTGTGGGATGTGCGCGGTGCTAGCGAGGCGGTGGGCGCGGGGTTTGTGGCAGGGAGCTCGCCGGTCCCGGTGGAGCATGTCTGGACCTACGAGGATCGCGATGACGTCAACGGCGTGGCCTGGATCGATGAGGAGCGCCTGGTCATCATCACCGACAACGCCACGCACTTCATCGCCCGGGAGGCCACCGGCCCGCAGGTCACGGTGAAGAAGCACGGCGGTGCCGATGTGGCGGTGGATGTGTCGCGCCAGCGCGTGTACGCGGCCGGAATGACGAAGGTGCGGGTCTTCGATCTGGAGGGCGCGGAGCTTGAGGAGGAGACGATCAAGCAGGGCGGCGTTGCCCGGGTGCGGGTGGGGGCCTCGGGCGATGTGCTCTACCTGGCCTCCTGGGCCGGCGCGCAGTGTGGGGTGACCCGTGTCGACATTTCCGCGCCGGCCAAACCCCGTCGCAAGCGTGTTAAAGGTCATCAGGATGACGCGGTCTTCGGGATGGACCTCCACCCCCTGACCGGCGAGGTGTACGCGGCGGGCCGGCTCAGACGCGTTCTGGCCTGGTCACCCGAGGGGCAGCCGCTGGAAGAAGATGCCGCGCCTTACCACACCGACGAAGTCAGCGGCATCATTTGCAGCGAGCACTTCATCTACACCGCCAGTGACGATGGCACGGCCATCGAGTGGGATCGCCAGAGCGGGCGTGCGCGGCGGGCCTTTACGCCCTCGTGTGACGAGCGTGTCTGCGCGGTGGGGCTCTCGGAGGATGGCCTGACCCTGGTGCTCTCGGGTGGCGAGTTTGCGGCGGCCTTCGACCTGGCAAGCGGGAAGGAGCTGTGGGTGCGTGAGATCGGCAGAGCCGAGCACCTGGCGGTGGTCGGCAATGAGGTGGTGGTCGCCGACTACGATGGCCTGGTGTGGCTCTCGCTGGAAGATGGCACCAGGCTCCACGCCAGTGGGTCTTTTGCCGATTCGTTTGTGTTTTTCTGGGCGCGAATCGACGCGAAGCATCTGGCCTGTGCCGGGTACGACGACCGTCAGCTCTTTATCTGGGATCTGGAGCGCCGGGAGCAGGTCGGGACCTTTGTGTTGCCTCCCACCGAAAAGGGGAGCATCTACGGGCTGGCGGCGGCCGATGGTCGCCTGGCGATCTCGCGCTGGGACAACTCGGTGGTGGTGCTCGATGCCGGCAGCGGCGAGCTGGTAGCGCGGGTTCATACGGGAGAATCGCTACCAAACCCGCGCTGGAGTCCCGATGGCGAGTCGCTTCTGGCCGGGGAGTACGCGCTGGTGGAGTTTGACGGGGGTACGTACCAGCGCCGGGGCACGTCGCCGGTGCCGGCAAAGATCAGCTGCCTCTACGTTGTGGATGCCGATCGTGTGCTGGTGGGCGGCGCCGGCGGCGGGTTGTGGTGGGCCCACCGCGCTTAA
- a CDS encoding CDP-alcohol phosphatidyltransferase family protein — MTSLIQSIRDVYQASKKKEDIAWNTYVARPIAAILVALLRPTPLTPNQVTFLGVAVFFVAAAAFIFLPGAWGFLVGALLVQLSYLFDCADGQLARLKSMTSEVGSHLDFLMDELKAMTLAGALGIRLWMLDGQAYWLIVATAGVFLVGAATSLTNFVRRPEYAGQEIKPGDSARKRAIPASLIGKWVWVAEAVARYFVHYPSWIMGVALAAFVLPFDAAIAFLVLYLGVYMVYLARTTLAILLKLAHPGFYRS; from the coding sequence ATGACCTCTCTGATTCAATCGATTCGCGACGTCTACCAGGCCTCCAAAAAGAAGGAGGATATCGCCTGGAACACCTACGTCGCGCGCCCCATCGCCGCCATCCTGGTGGCTCTGCTGCGCCCCACCCCCCTCACGCCCAACCAGGTCACCTTTCTGGGCGTGGCAGTCTTCTTTGTGGCCGCCGCCGCCTTTATCTTCCTGCCCGGTGCCTGGGGATTTCTGGTGGGCGCGCTGCTCGTGCAGCTCTCCTACCTCTTTGATTGCGCCGACGGGCAGCTCGCCAGGCTAAAATCCATGACCTCCGAGGTGGGCTCGCACCTGGACTTTCTGATGGACGAGCTCAAGGCCATGACGCTTGCCGGCGCGCTGGGCATCCGCCTGTGGATGCTCGACGGCCAGGCCTACTGGCTCATCGTCGCCACCGCCGGAGTCTTTTTAGTCGGTGCGGCCACCTCTCTGACCAACTTCGTGCGCCGCCCTGAATACGCCGGCCAGGAGATCAAGCCGGGCGACTCCGCCCGCAAGCGCGCCATCCCCGCCTCCCTGATCGGCAAATGGGTCTGGGTGGCCGAGGCCGTGGCGCGCTACTTCGTGCACTATCCCTCCTGGATCATGGGGGTGGCCCTTGCGGCCTTTGTCCTGCCCTTTGACGCGGCCATCGCCTTCCTGGTGCTTTATCTCGGCGTGTACATGGTCTACCTGGCCCGCACCACGCTGGCGATCCTGCTCAAGCTCGCTCACCCGGGGTTCTACCGATCATGA
- a CDS encoding response regulator — protein sequence MSKLILIVEDEPDLVENLDYNLRREGFEADAALTGQQALARLHERPLPDLIVLDLMLPDLSGFEICRRVRADQTTRHIPILMLTARGEDHERVEGFEAGADDYVVKPFNVRELMLRVRAVLRRSEGPDDAPALDQVSFGRLRVDFPAVRVWIDDEPISLTALEFRLLETLFTRRGRAQSREVLLSDVWDIQADVMTRTVDTHIKRLREKLGPCGPYIETLRGIGYRFCATPPDL from the coding sequence ATGTCGAAGCTCATACTCATCGTCGAAGATGAACCCGATCTGGTCGAAAACCTCGACTACAACCTCCGCCGCGAGGGTTTCGAGGCCGACGCCGCCCTCACCGGTCAGCAGGCGCTGGCGCGTCTTCACGAGCGCCCGCTGCCCGACTTGATCGTGCTCGACCTGATGCTCCCCGATCTCTCCGGCTTTGAAATCTGCCGTCGGGTCCGCGCCGATCAGACCACCCGTCACATCCCCATCCTGATGCTGACAGCCCGTGGCGAAGATCACGAGCGTGTCGAAGGCTTTGAGGCCGGTGCCGATGACTACGTCGTCAAACCCTTCAACGTTCGCGAGCTGATGTTGCGGGTGCGCGCGGTGTTGCGCCGCAGTGAAGGGCCCGACGACGCTCCGGCCCTGGATCAGGTCAGCTTCGGCCGGCTTCGCGTCGACTTCCCGGCGGTGCGAGTGTGGATCGATGATGAACCCATCTCCCTGACCGCCCTTGAGTTCCGGCTCCTCGAAACCCTCTTCACTCGCCGCGGCCGCGCGCAATCGCGCGAAGTGCTCTTAAGCGATGTCTGGGATATACAGGCCGATGTCATGACCCGTACCGTCGACACCCACATCAAGCGACTGCGCGAGAAGCTCGGCCCCTGTGGCCCCTACATCGAGACCTTGCGCGGCATCGGTTACCGCTTCTGTGCCACGCCCCCGGATCTCTGA